Proteins encoded together in one Impatiens glandulifera chromosome 1, dImpGla2.1, whole genome shotgun sequence window:
- the LOC124921258 gene encoding external alternative NAD(P)H-ubiquinone oxidoreductase B2, mitochondrial-like: MSGFRFFRRTPKLIQEHPRVCTALLLTGISGGSLLAFTEHKAYAHSNEGDSKKKKVVVLGTGWAGTSFLKNLNHPSYEIHVVSPRNYFAFTPLLPSVTVGTVEARSVVEPIRNITKNKPFDTQFREAECLRIDAENKKVLCRSSQDTNLGGEEHFEVDYDYLIIALGARSNTFNTPGVEENCHFLKEVEDAQRIRRTVVDCFERASIPSISDEERKRLLHFVIVGGGPTGVEFAAELHDFVTDDLASLYPLLKDHVQITLLEAADHILNMFDKRITTFAEQKFRRDGINLKTGSMVTKVTDKAITTKERATGEIKSTEYGMIVWSTGIGTRPVITNFMKEIGQGNRRALATDEWLRVEGHENVYAMGDCATINQRSVMADITEIFSKADKNKTGKLTVNDFKDVIKDIFERYPQVEIHMKRQQLKGFNALLQNSQTSSKKEVIDIEVFKNALSEVDTQMKNLPATAQVAAQQGVYLAKCFNNMEECEKNPEGPLRFRGTGNHRFHPFRYRHLGQFAPLGGEQTAAQLPGDWVSIGYSSQWLWYSVYASKQMSWRTRMLVVSDWGRRFIFGRDSSRI, from the exons ATGAGCGGTTTTAGGTTTTTCCGCCGGACTCCTAAACTCATTCAAGAACATCCTAGAGTATGTACTGCCTTACTTCTCACCGGAATCAG TGGAGGAAGTTTGTTGGCTTTCACAGAACATAAAGCTTATGCTCATTCTAATGAAGGTgattcaaagaagaagaaggtggtTGTTCTTGGTACTGGTTGGGCTGGAAcaagttttttgaaaaatttgaatCATCCTTCATATGAGATTCATGTGGTTTCCCCTAGAAATTATTTTGCATTCACTCCTTTGCTACCGAGTGTTACAGTTGGAACAGTCGAAGCACGGAGTGTTGTTGAGCCTATTCGCAACATAACGAAAAAT AAACCATTTGATACTCAGTTTAGAGAAGCTGAATGTTTGAGGATTGATGCGGAAAACAAAAAGGTTTTATGTAGATCTAGTCAAGATACTAATTTGGGTGGGGAAGAACATTTTGAGGTTGATTATGACTACTTGATTATAGCACTTGGTGCCCGTTCAAATACATTTAACACTCCAGGAGTTGAAGAAAACTGCCATTTCTTGAAG GAGGTTGAAGATGCTCAGAGAATCCGTAGGACAGTGGTTGATTGTTTTGAGAGGGCGAGTATCCCGAGCATTAGTGATGAAGAGAGGAAGAGACTTTTGCATTTTGTTATTGTTGGTGGAGGACCAACTGGAGTGGAGTTTGCAGCTGAACTTCATGACTTTGTCACTGATGATTTAGCCAGTTTATATCCACTCCTTAAAGATCATGTGCAGATAACACTTCTTGAGGCAGCTGATCACATTCTCAATAT GTTTGACAAACGAATCACAACATTTGCTGAACAAAAGTTTCGCAGAGATGGTATTAATCTAAAAACAGGTTCAATGGTTACAAAAGTAACAGATAAGGCAATCACTACCAAAGAAAGAGCAACTGGTGAAATTAAATCCACTGAGTATGGAATGATTGTTTGGTCAACTGGTATTGGAACGCGCCCAGTCATTACAAACTTTATGAAGGAAATTGGACAG GGAAATAGACGTGCTTTAGCAACTGATGAATGGCTGCGTGTAGAAGGACACGAAAATGTGTATGCAATGGGTGATTGTGCCACTATAAATCAACGCTCAGTAATG GCTGATATAACAGAGATATTTAGCAAGGCTGACAAGAACAAAACTGGGAAGCTGACAGTAAACGACTTCAAAGATGTGATAAAGGACATTTTCGAGAGGTACCCACAAGTGGAGATACATATGAAAAGGCAGCAGTTGAAAGGTTTTAATGCCTTGCTGCAGAATTCTCAAACATCGAGTAAAAAAGAAGTTATTGATATTGAAGTGTTCAAGAATGCTCTTTCTGAAGTCGATACACAAATGAAAAATCTTCCAGCAACAGCACAG GTAGCTGCTCAGCAAGGTGTATATCTTGCCAAATGCTTCAATAACATGGAAGAATGTGAAAAGAATCCAGAGGGACCACTGAGGTTCAGGGGAACAGGGAACCATAGGTTTCATCCTTTCAG gtaTAGGCATTTGGGACAATTTGCTCCATTGGGTGGAGAACAAACTGCTGCACAACTTCCAGGTGATTGGGTTTCAATTGGATATAGCTCTCAGTGGCTCTGGTACTCAGTATATGCAAg CAAACAGATGAGTTGGCGAACAAGGATGCTGGTGGTGTCTGACTGGGGAAGGCGGTTCATTTTCGGAAGAGACTCGAGTCGTATATGA
- the LOC124941963 gene encoding syntaxin-125-like, whose product MNDLFSGSFKNHADGDIESGEGTGKETINLDKFFEDVDKVQDDMKEVDKLYKKLQEVNEETKTAHNAKAMKELRARMDSDVSQVLKRVKIIKGKLEALEKSNAAHRGIAGCGPGSSADRTRISVVSGLGKKLKTMMDDFQALRSRMQAEYKETIERRYFTITGVKASEDLVDDLISNGESESFLQKAIQEQGRGQILDTISEIQERHDAVKDIEKNLIELHQVFMDMAALVEAQGQQLNDIESHVQHASSFVRRGTEQLVEAREYQKSSRKWTCIAVALAICLVLLLLFPILVNLMIIKL is encoded by the coding sequence ATGAACGATCTGTTCTCTGGTTCTTTCAAGAACCATGCAGACGGCGACATAGAGTCGGGGGAAGGCACCGGAAAAGAGACAATCAACCTCGACAAATTCTTCGAGGATGTAGATAAGGTACAAGATGACATGAAAGAGGTGGATAAGCTTTACAAGAAGCTTCAAGAGGTAAATGAGGAAACAAAAACCGCCCACAATGCCAAAGCCATGAAAGAGCTCCGTGCCCGCATGGACTCCGACGTATCCCAGGTtctgaaacgtgtcaaaatcaTCAAAGGTAAGCTCGAAGCGCTTGAGAAGTCCAATGCCGCGCACAGAGGGATTGCAGGGTGCGGTCCAGGGTCGTCGGCTGACAGAACCAGAATATCGGTTGTGAGTGGGCTTGGGAAAAAGCTGAAGACAATGATGGACGATTTCCAGGCATTGAGATCGAGAATGCAGGCAGAGTATAAGGAGACAATTGAGAGGAGATATTTCACTATAACTGGGGTGAAGGCTAGTGAGGATTTGGTTGATGATCTGATATCGAATGGGGAAAGTGAAAGTTTTCTGCAGAAGGCGATTCAGGAACAGGGGAGGGGACAGATTTTGGACACGATATCGGAGATTCAAGAAAGGCATGATGCTGTGAAGGATATAGAGAAGAATTTGATTGAGTTGCATCAGGTGTTTATGGATATGGCTGCGTTGGTGGAGGCGCAGGGGCAACAGCTGAATGATATTGAGAGCCATGTTCAGCATGCGAGTTCGTTTGTTCGAAGGGGGACGGAGCAATTGGTCGAGGCGAGGGAGTATCAGAAGAGCTCGAGGAAATGGACTTGTATTGCGGTGGCTTTGGCTATTTGTttggttcttcttcttcttttccctATTCTTGTTAACCTTATGATCATCAAGCTCTAG
- the LOC124922040 gene encoding uncharacterized protein LOC124922040, with translation MVLMCFLVDQTKRVSSSKPAAGLCSRCGAGAHVADMKTATRFCFVPFYWKSWRAIICTFCGSILKSYP, from the coding sequence atggtTTTGATGTGCTTTTTGGTGGATCAGACAAAGAGGGTGAGTAGTAGCAAACCGGCGGCAGGGTTGTGTTCTAGGTGCGGTGCAGGAGCCCACGTTGCAGACATGAAGACTGCAACTAGATTCTGCTTCGTCCCGTTCTATTGGAAGTCATGGAGGGCTATCATCTGTACCTTTTGTGGATCCATTCTCAAGTCCTACCCTTAA
- the LOC124920715 gene encoding uncharacterized protein LOC124920715: MASTLAAAAARRVATLSRLSPPTSSIQAARFVPRRGMAGAGDHHGPPKIDCWKDPMSPSQWKEEHFVIVSLTGWGVLIFGSYKFFTGGKKEEKLVEAPSSH, translated from the exons ATGGCATCCACCTTAGCGGCTGCTGCGGCTCGACGAGTTGCAACCCTTTCTCGACTCTCCCCTCCAACTTCATCGATCCAAGCCGCTAGATTCGTTCCACGCCGTGGAATGGCTGGTGCTGGAG ATCATCATGGACCTCCTAAGATTGACTGTTGGAAGGATCCAATGAGCCCATCTCAGTGGAAGGAAGAACAT TTTGTTATTGTCTCGTTGACTGGATGGGGTGTGCTTATCTTTGGAAGCTACAAGTTCTTCACTGGTGGCAAGAAGGAAGag AAATTGGTTGAGGCGCCTTCGTCGCATTAG
- the LOC124941875 gene encoding QWRF motif-containing protein 3, whose translation MQSDHSIKQRRLKSREVSSRFLSPPSSDTGTSSPTRRVLSPLRQKQSSSPSSSDQKFTSRRHTSFGNGSGINHGLWPSSSSSQNQSSLADHLGNERLIDFIDRKPNVRENSDHSLNRQNSCMELSRFEKKLNRIERNKPDFGIGGSTRYVKERTFSARYSNTSSTNRLPLDDQTVFPGRRSIDENLLRRRRSDSTSDTTQDSEPDSIDLNYSIGSPVIGRSGIEVDSKYLRSSMKPSMKNTIKRANSGNGTTKWSLSPGRSALSPMTVESKERPMSISSMKPPTSPSKTKGMGNLLSKGLELFKIKKSSTSSNAVGVGDGVHHLRLLNNRLVQWRYVNAKCEVAKKNVANQAEMKLIHASASLFKLEQSVMQKRQQLAKQKMEMKLNYVLHSQIRLLECWGNIERQHISSISKIKESLHSVVCKLPLVEGATLDTNSATINLRQASDLSTSIMSLISTFSPEAEKSGPILWELAKVVTEEKLLLDEFLELYMTISKLEAHERSLRCNIIQMKSQQQPINRKIQ comes from the exons ATGCAGTCCGATCACTCCATAAAGCAACGCCGGCTGAAATCACGGGAAGTTAGTTCTCGGTTTCTGTCACCGCCGTCGTCAGACACCGGTACATCTTCTCCGACGAGACGCGTTCTTTCTCCCCTGCGACAAAAACAGAGTTCGTCGCCGTCGTCGTCTGATCAGAAGTTCACTTCGAGAAGACATACGAGCTTTGGAAACGGCAGCGGAATCAACCACGGACTATGGCCTTCTTCTTCCTCGAGTCAAAATCAAAGCAGTCTCGCCGATCATCTTGGAAACGAGAGGTTAATAGATTTTATCGACCGGAAACCTAATGTCCGGGAGAACTCCGATCATTCTCTCAATCGGCAAAATAGTTGCATGGAGTTGAGTAGGTTCGAGAAGAAACTCAATCGTATAGAAAGAAACAAACCGGATTTTGGAATTGGAGGATCGACTAGATACGTGAAGGAAAGAACATTCTCGGCGCGATATTCAAACACTAGCTCAACTAACCGTCTGCCTTTAGATGATCAAACAGTTTTTCCCGGCCGGCGATCGATAGATGAAAATCTTCTTCGTCGTCGGAGATCTGACTCCACGTCCGATACTACTCAAGACTCAGAGCCTGATTCTATCGACTTAAATTACAGTATTGGCTCACCTGTTATAGGAAGATCTGGAATCGAAGTTGATTCCAAGTATCTACGATCAAGTATGAAACCCTCCATGAAGAACACGATAAAAAGAGCGAACTCAGGAAATGGAACTACCAAATGGTCGTTATCACCGGGAAGATCAGCTTTGTCGCCAATGACGGTTGAGAGTAAAGAGAGGCCGATGTCGATTTCAAGCATGAAGCCTCCAACAAGCCCATCGAAGACGAAAGGAATGGGGAATCTGCTGAGTAAGGGTTTGGAATTGTTCAAAATCAAGAAATCATCAACTTCTTCAAATGCTGTTGGCGTTGGTGATGGTGTACACCATCTTCGATTGTTAAATAATCGTTTGGTTCAATGGAGATATGTTAATGCCAAATGCGAGGTAGCTAAAAAGAATGTAGCTAATCAGGCTGAG ATGAAACTAATACACGCATCGGCTAGTCTATTCAAACTTGAACAATCGGTGATGCAAAAGAGACAACAACTTGCGAAACAAAAAATGGAGATGAAGCTAAACTATGTTCTTCATTCTCAG ATTCGACTGCTGGAATGTTGGGGAAACATAGAAAGACAACATATATCGTCAATTTCCAAAATCAAAGAGTCACTCCATAGCGTTGTTTGTAAACTTCCCCTTGTTGAAGGAGCAACT TTGGATACGAATTCAGCTACCATTAATCTTCGACAGGCGTCTGATCTTTCAACATCGATCATGTCATTGATATCGACTTTCTCACCCGAg GCGGAGAAATCGGGTCCAATACTATGGGAATTGGCTAAGGTGGTGACAGAAGAAAAACTTCTTTTGGATGAGTTCTTGGAGCTTTACATGACCATTTCAAAGCTAGAG GCTCATGAGAGGAGTTTAAGGTGTAAcataattcaaatgaaatcaCAGCAACAACCGATAAACCGAAAGATTCAATAA